CCAAGTTCATTAGCTGATCCGGCGTTTTTTTGCCATTGTCAACTTCAGGAATCTCCTGAAACAAAGGGATACTATTATACAGTTTATTCTTAAACTGTTTACTACGGATATTAGCTCCGATCTCACGTACCTTATTGCCAAGCTCCTCATAATGTATCGGCTTACAAATGTATTCTTTTACCCCAAGCCGGATCGCTTCCCGTGCATAGTCAAATTCCTGATACCCGGTAAGAAGTAGTACCTCACTATCCAATCCCAATTCCCGCAGCTTTCCTACAAAAGTTAACCCGTCCATCACTGGCATACGAATGTCACTCAACACAAGATCGGGTTGCTCCTCTTCAGCAATGCGCAAGGCGTCCATACCGCTTCGCGCCATACCGACGACCTCCATTCCCATCTCCTGCCATGGCAACACTCTCTTCAGATTATTCAGAATTGGGGCTTCGTCATCTACCAATAATACTTTTAGCATAATGATCTTCCCCCTGCTCGTATTTAGGTATGACACATTGAATAATAGTACCATATCCTGGACTGGAACAAATAAATATTCCATATCTGTCACCGTATTCAATGCGGATGCGATCCGCTACACTGCGAATGCCAAGGCCTCTACGTTCAAGATTCATCCGGTTTTCCCGTTCAACTTCAACCTCTTGCTCCACAGGATCATTCACAATATATTGGAAAATAGACAACTGAGAGGGTGTAATTCCAATACCGTTATCTTCAATTCGTAAAATTAAGTCCCCTTGCTTCTCCCAAACTCTCACAGAAACTTGACCTTTGTAATCAATACCCTCAAATCCATGTTGAATGCTATTCTCTACAAGCGGTTGCAAAGTAAGCTTTAAAATGCCGCAACTCATCAATTCTTGTGGGATATCAATATCGTATTCAAATAAATCCTCAAATCTAAATTTTTGAATATCCAAATAATTGCGCAGATGTTTAATCTCTTCATCCAGTGTAATTTCTTCTCGATCCTGAATGCTAATACGTAAAATACTTGCCAGTCGGTAGACCATCTCACTGACTTTCTTGCCTTCATTCTGTATAGCCAGAACATTAATCGACTCTAACGTATTGAATAAAAAATGCGGTTTAATCTGAGCCTGTAGAACACGCATCTCGGCTTGATTCTTGCGACGCTGTTCCAAATGGATTCTGTTAAACAATCGGTTAATTTTATCCATAAGATCATTAAAGCCTTTACCAAGAAGCGTTAACTCATCATTCCCCTTCACTTCTACCCGCGAAGTTAGATCTCCATCCTCAACACGTCGCATAAAACGAACAATTACGGCGATTGCACCAGTAATGCGATTCATAAAGAATAGATTGAAGATCACTGCTGCCAAAAAGCAAAGGAAGATAACCCCAACAAACCAGCGTGCAAATACTGTAACTTCTCGAGATAAAGAGTCCCATGAGGTTACAGACACTAGACTCCAAGGATAATCTTTCAAATGATACATGGAGAGAATACTTTTCTCCCCGTTATACTCTGTTTTAAAACTCTGAAACCCTTTTTTGAAGGTAATCTCTTTATTCGCGAATGACTGAATATCCTGCCCATCCAGCTTTTGATCTGGGTCAAATAGAATCATTCCGTCATCATTTACTAGCATAAACGAAACATCCTGATTACTATCCCCAATTTTTAAATTGCGAAATATCGATTCGAGCTCCCAATTTTTGATCTGTACAACAAGAATACCTATGTTCTGAAAGAAGCTCAGTTCCTTCACGAGTCGAATTTGTGTAAACACAGGTTCAGTTCCTGTAAGTTCGGGATACTCATGAGGAGCCAGCCATTTTGGCACGCCATTCAAATCCATTACTTCCTGGTACAAATCACTTTTTTTGAAAGTATCATAGGGTAGCGTTCGGAAATTTTCCTTATTAAAAAGCGACACGATTTCAGAGTTACCTCTACCGTTAAAATTGTATAAAAAAGCATAGCTAATCGATGGATGGTTAAACAACAGACTACGGAAATTGCGCTGGCTTGCATTCAAATTGAGTTGCTCAGCATCAGTCAAATCTTGATTAGAAGGATCTTCTGCGCTAAGTGCCATATGAAAAACCGAGGTAGCAATTCCGTTGTCTGTAACGTTATCCATATCTTTTAACACATTTGAAATACTGTAACTAATTGCTTTGAGCGAGTATTCCGACTGTTGACTGTACTTCTTCTCAATTGAGTTATAAGTCACGAAAAACATAAGCATGCCTAGAATAAATAAGGGAATGATTATCAGGCCCAAAAATGCCGTAAATAATTTATAGCGCAAATTCATCGGCTAGTGCTCCTGACTGAGAAAAAAAGTTATCCTTTTACGCCACCCGCAGTTACGCCTTCAATAATTTTTTCCTGTAAAATCGCATAAATCACAATTACTGGCAGAACGCTGAAGACGATACCCGCTGACATTTGTGCATAGTTCATCTGATATTGATCACGGAATTGAACCATACCCACTGGGAGCGTACGTAGTTCATCATTTGATAGGAAGTAGTTTGCCAGCAAGAATTCGTTCCAATTGCCCAGGAAATTAACAATGAATACAGTAACCATGGCAGGTACGGTTAGAGGTACAATAATTTTAGCAAAGATACCTGGTGCCTTCAACCCATCCATGACCGCTGCCTCTTCAATTTCTCTAGGCAACGAGCGCATAAATGCAGCCAATATAATTATCGTAAACGGAATTGCATTCGCGATATAAGGGATAATCAATGCCCAGTGTGTATTCAGAATTCCCATCTTACGTACAATCGTATAAATAGGAAGCATCAATGCGTTGTTTGGAATGAGCATTCCCACCATAACTAAGGTGAACAAAATCGTATTCCATTTGCCTTGGCGCATCCGAGTAACTGCAAAAGCAAACATAGACGCTAGAATGATAGATACTACAGAAGCCAATATGGAAATGTACAAACTGTTAAAAAAGTAGGTGCTGATCTTGGCATTTACCCAAGCTTCAACGTAGTTATTGAAGACGAACTCCTTTGGAATCCCAAAAGGGTTAAGTGCTATTGCATTGTTATCCTTTTTCACAGAGGAGAATAACACGAACAGGAAAGGAAATAGAATAACTAGTAGATAGGACAATAGTGCGACGTGTGGCAGACTTTTTTTCAGGGCGCGTGGCATCAGTATTCAATCCTTTCTGTGCGTCGGGCTATCAGCAGCTGATAAATAGCTGTAACCACCAATGTAAATACAAAGATCAGGACTGCAATGGCATTACCGTACCCGTACTTAAAGTTAGTGATAGCATATTTAATCATGTAAGTTGCCATTACATCGGTTGAACCAGCAGGTCCACCCTTAGTCATTACAATGACGATATCCGCCGCTTTCATTGCTCCAGCAATGGACAACATGATTACAACAGAAATGATCGGAACAATTAAAGGAAGCGTGATACGTGTAGCACGTTGGAATCCAGTTGCGCCATCAATGGCAGCTGCTTCATCCAATTCACCTGGTATCGACAGAATAGCTGCAAGTACCATTACAATGTAGAATCCGGTCCATTGCCAAGCATTCGTGATCAGGATGGATAACATTGCGAATCTTTCATCCGACAGCCAGTAAAGTGGATCAATACCAACTAAGCCTAGAACCTTATTTAAAAGTCCAATGTTGGGCTCATAAATGAAGCCCCATAGAATACCGATAACTGCTGTAGACATAATAGAAGGCATGAAGACCGCTGTCTTATACAAGCCTTTTAGCTTCTTTACATTCGATATCAATAACGAGAAGAATATGATTAACGGTACCTGTACAAAACAGGAGAAAAGAATAAAGAAACCGTTATTTTTGACAGATATCCAGAATCGCTCGTCTCCTAATGCCTTCTCAAAATTACTGATTCCGGCAGACTTGACTGTGTCAGATACCCCATTCCAGCTAGTAAAGCTGTAATAGATTGAACTAAAGATGGGATAGATGAAGAACATCGTGAACAAGATCAGTGCTGGAAGAATAAAAAGGAAAAATACCAATGGATTTCTTAGTGCTTTATTCATGACTACCTCCGGTTGCTTTGACATCTGGCGAACAATGAATGTTTTAGATCTTTGCAAACACATAATTTCTTTGAGTTTAAAAATGTACCCTGGTTCTGGCACCAGGGTACATTCAATTTGCAGCTACTTATTCAACTGCTGCGTTTGCTTCTTCTTGTACCTTCTGTAAAGCTTCGCCCATTTTCTCTGGAGTTGTCTGACCACCAATTAGCTTTTGAATTTGAATGTTACTGATTTCTGTAGTTACATCAGCTTGAACAAGTGAGTCAAATGCTGGGAACGAAGATTGTGAGTTATTAAGTACACCTACGATTTCGCTCATCAGATCATCCGTAATATTTTCATTCAGCACGTTTTGATCAATTTTCATTGCTGGCAGTACGCCATCTTCAACAAGACCACGTAATTGCATTTCTTCGTTAAACAAGTTTTTGATGAAAGATTTCACAGCAGCCAATTGACGTGGATCTTTCTCAGCAGAAGCAGAGAAACCGTAGCCATTGTTCACATCACGCATCAATGCAGTTTGGTCACCTACGCCACCATCAACTGGAGGAATATTGAAGAATCCAACTTTACCGATCAACCCTTCGCCAGATTGTCCTTCTTTAAATACGGAAGATTTCCAAGTACCATCATACAAGAGGATTGCTTCGCTACTAGTGAATTGTGTTGTATATTCAGCATACTCGAAACCAAGTTCGCCTTTTTTGAAGTATCCTTTGTCAACCCATTCTTTGTACTTCGCAAAACCTTTTACAACGTTTGGATCAGTCCATTTAGCTTCGCCTGTTGCAAACTTAGCAGTTACATCTGGACCTGCATAACGTGACCACAAGTGGTTAGCTAGCATAAGTGGTACCCAACCAGCCTTAGATGCACCAGCCAAAGGTACTTTGCCGTCAGCCTTGATGTCAGCCAATTGTTGTTCCAATTCAGCAAATGTTGTTGGAGCTTTCCAACCCTTGCTATTGTAGTATTCTTTGTTGTAGAAGAAGCCTTCACCAGATCCACCGATAGGCAATCCGTAAATTTTTCCTTCATAAGTGAAAGGATCAAGATTTGAGAATTTATCCTTAATTCCAAGTTCCTCTAGGATTGGAGTCAGATCGAGTAATTTACCTTCTTTAGCATAGATCTTAGAGTCAGGGCTTCCGAAAAGATCGAAGATCTCTGGTGGATTACCTGCAGCCATTTCACCACGTAATTTTTCTTTACGGTTTACATCTGAATCTACTCCATCAAGCTTAAAGGTCAGACCCGGTACATCGCCTTCTACCTTTTTCACTACTTCTTGCAGAATAGCTAAACGTTTCTGTTTGTCGGCACCGATTTGAGTGTGACGAATCGTCATTTCGAACGGCTCGCTACTAACCGGTTCTTCTGTTGCTGGAGCATTTGTAGCATCCGCTGAATTCGTCGCGGTAGCGTTTCCATCTCCTTTGTTAGAAGATGCATTGTTGTTGCCTCCGCAACCTGCCAGTAAAGCTGATGATACAAAAATCAGGGACAATAGCAAAGTCATACCTTTTTTCATTTCTTGTGACCCCCCATATAATGTTGTGCTTTACACTTCTTATTATAGAAAACAGATTCCATTCTCGTAAGGTTAAGATTCATCCACTATAGGGATAAAAATCTCTAATGAAAGCGGAATCAACTACATGATATGTAATATAATATAACTTTATTTCAGTAATGATTACGATCAAAAGCTTTATGGCGTAATTTAACCATACATATACTTAGAAAAAAATAATTAAAACTCAATATAATGACATAATATCTATCACAACAAATTCCCAACTGGTTAATTAACAGCTGTAAATATATCATTTTTTTAAAGCGAAAATACAAAATTACCCCTTTAAATGACATCAGACGTCCCTCATAACAAAAAAACCGTTCCTTCAGCAGTAAATCACTGAAGGAACGGCTCCACTTAATGTAGGTATAAATTATACCAATGCTGTCTGCTTACGACCTTCTTCGACTAAGCGGTATGCCCGCTGAACTTCTTCATCCGTAGGGGATGGCACTCCATCCAATTCATAAGCCTTGCCGAGCATTTCCCATTTATAGATACCCATTTGATGATAAGGTAAGATTTCAAATTTCTCAACGCCATTTAAGGTTCCAATATAACGACCTAGATTGATAAGGTCCTCTTCACGGTCATGAATGCCTGGAACATATACATGTCTAATCCACATCTTTCGGTTATGATCTGACAGCCAACGTGCAAGCTTCAAGGTCCGATCATTAGATTTACCAGTTAACTTAATGTGTGCTTCTTCATCAATATGCTTCAAATCGAGCATCACCAAGTCCGTAACATCCAATAGGTCATTAATCTTGTCACCTTCGTTATAACCATTACTATCTAATGTGGTGTGCAGATTCCAACGCTTCTTAACTTCCGTAAATAATTGTTTTACAAATTGCGCCTGCAAAGTTGGTTCTCCGCCGGATACTGTTAACCCACCACCGGATGAACGATAGTAGTTTAAATATGGCTCGATCTCCGAAAGCACTTCTTCTAGAGTCATTTCCTTACCTTCATCTAAAGCCCAAGTATCAGGGTTATGGCAATACTGGCATTTCAGCAAGCACCCTTGCATAAATAAGACAAATCGAATACCAGGTCCGTCAACGGTTCCAAAGGTTTCCAAAGAGTGTATGCGACCTTTAATCATAGGATGTCATCCTTTCTCCAGGACTGACTAACAGTCCATCTTTCACGAAGAAGAATCCCTGCCCTTAAGACTGTGTTCTCCTTAATCGCGACCGTAAAATTTAAAATTTTAATGATTCTTGAACAAGATATTACCGCCCTTGAAACAAGAGCGGTAATTCCTTGCAAATATTTTAGAGCATATCTCAATGAAAGATCTTTATAAATATAAACAAATTACATTGAACCGTGGAAAGTACGGTTAATTACGTCCATTTGTTGTTCGCGAGTCAACTTGATGAAGTTAACTGCATAACCGGATACACGGATAGTCAATTGTGGATAGTTCTCAGGGTGATCCATAGCGTCCATCAGCTGTTCACGGTTAAATACGTTAACGTTCAAATGCTGAGCATTATTATGGAAGTATCCGTCCATCATGTGTACCAGGTTAGACTTACAGGATTCATCATCTTTACCCAGTGCCTTAGGTACGATAGAGAACGTATTGGAGATACCATCTTGTGCATCAGAGTAAGGCAGTTTGGCTACAGAGTTCAGTGAAGCCAGAGCACCTTTCTTGTCACGTCCATGCATTGGGTTAGCACCTGGTGCAAATGGTTCGCCTTTTTTACGTCCGTCAGGTGTTGTACCTGTCTTCTTACCGTACACTACATTCGAAGTAATGGTCAATACCGATTGAGTCGGTACAGCATCACGATATGTTTTGTGTTTACGGATCATAGACATGAAGGTTTCAACCAATTCTACTGCGATGTTGTCTACAGCATCGTCATTGTTACCGTAGCAAGGGAATTCGCCTTCAGTTTCGAAGTCAATTGCAATACCTTGTTCGTTACGGATTGGTTTAACCTTCGCGTATTTAATAGCACTCAGTGAGTCAGCTGCAACGGACAGACCAGCGATACCGCAAGCCATTGTACGCAGAATGTCGCGATCATGCAGTGCCATTTCGATACGTTCGTAAGAATATTTGTCATGCATATAGTGAATGATGTTCAAAGTGTTAACATAAGTCTTAGCCAACCACTCCATCATCGGTTTGAAGCGTTTCATTACTTCGTCATAATCTAGATATTCAGAAGTGATAGCTGGGAATTCCGGTCCAACTTGTGCTCCGGATTTTTCGTCTTTACCACCATTAATAGCATACAGTAAAGCTTTTGCCAGGTTGGCACGAGCGCCGAAGAACTGCATTTGTTTACCGATACGCATTGGAGATACGCAGCAAGCAATCGCATAATCTTCACCCCAGTATGGACGCATTAGATCGTCATTTTCATACTGAATTGCACTAGTTTCGATAGAAACCTTAGCACAATATTTTTTGAAGCCTTCAGGCAATCTTTCGGACCAAAGTACAGTTAAGTTTGGTTCCGGAGCTGGACCCAAGTTGTACAGGGTGTTCAGGAAACGGAAACTGTTCTTGGTAACACGAGTGGTTCCATCTTCAGCCATACCACCGATGGATTCAGTTACCCAAGTAGGGTCGCCGGAGAACAGGTCATTATAGTCAGGTGTACGCAAGAATTTCACGATACGCAGTTTCATTACGAAATGATCGACAATTTCTTGTACTTGTTCTTCAGTCAAAGTACCTTCTTCAATATCGCGTTCTGCATAAATGTCTAGGAAGGAAGAAACACGTCCCAGGGACATCGCTGCACCATTTTGTTCTTTAACTGCTGCCAGATATCCAAAGTATACCCATTGAGTAGCTTCTTTGAAGTTCATCGCTGGTTTGGAAATATCCATGCCGTGAGCAGCTGCCATTTCTTTCAATTCGCCCAGTGCACGAATTTGCTCGGACAGTTCTTCACGTAAACGAATTACTTCTTCTGTCATGGAATCAACTTCAAGCTCAGCTAGTTGTTGCTTTTTGTCTTTAATCAAGAAATCAATACCGTACAGAGCTATGCGGCGGTAGTCGCCGATAATACGTCCACGGCCGTAAGCATCAGGAAGACCTGTGATAACGCCGGATTTACGCACTGCTCTCATGTCTGGTGTATATGCATCAAATACGCCTTGGTTATGCGTTTTGCGAATGTTCGTGAACATGTCAACGATGTTTTGTGGAAGCTCGAAGCCATAAGCCTTCGTAGCATCAACCATCATCTTGATCCCGCCGAATGGCTGGATGGAACGTCTGAAAGGAGCGTCAGTCTGCACGCCTACAATTTGTTCCTTGTCCTTGTCAATGTAGCCTGGAGCATGTGAAGTGATTGTGGAGACAGTATCTAGGGAAACATCCCATACGCCGCCTCTTTCTCTTTCTTCCTTGCTCAGTTGGGAAATAATCTTCCACAGTTCAGTTGTGTTACTAGTAGGACCTACGAGGAACTCTTCGTTACCTTCATAAGGCTTAATGTTACTAGCGATAAAGTTGTTAACGTCAACTTTCTTGGACCATTTACCTTTTGTAAAACTTCTCCAACCGGATTTCACTTCATTTACTTCTTTTTCAATCACCGACATGCTAAATCCCTCCATCTATATTTATTATATTTGTAGAGATCGCGGGCTTGAAGGTTGATCCCGTGTCTCGTGATCCCCAAAAGATGTGGTTGTTCCAAATTTCACAATCAACATTTCATATGTGGGACCGTTGTTTATATAAACATTCTAGTTTATTTTCTATAAAAACACTGTGACAAATATCACCTTTCGAGTGATATTTGTCACCTTTATCTAAGTCCACAACTATCCTATTCTCTATTTAACCATTTATTAATTATCAAATCTTCCGTAGAACGCATTACGGTATACATCAGCAAGCTCAGAAACCAGTGGCAGCTTAGGATTGGCAGTTGTACATTGATCTTCAAACGCACGGTCAGCCAAATAATCTACGCGGGATTCGAAGTCCTTAGGATCAAAGCCCAGTTGTTGGAACGATTCTTCGATGCCCAATTTTTTATTCATATCGCGAATAGCATTGATCAGGCTAGTTACACCTTCTTCAGTTGTGCGAGCTGGCAATCCCAGAATACGGGCAATTTCAGCATAACGCTCATCAGCTACGAAGTGCGAATATTTAGGGAACGAAGCGAACTTCGTAGGTTTTTTAGCATTGTAGCGGATAACGTGTGGCATAAGGATCGCGTTAGTACGACCGTGAGCAGTGTGGTACTGTCCGCCCCATTTATGTGCCAAACTGTGGTTAATACCCAAGAATGCATTGGCAAAGGCCATACCAGCAAGTGTTGATGCGTTATGCATTTTCTCACGTGCTACTCTGTCGCCTTCCAGCGCCGATTTTTCAAGGTATTGGAATACCAGTTGGATCGCTTTAATAGCTAGACCATCAGTATAGTCACTCGCCATAACCGATACATAAGCTTCGATAGCATGTGTCAATACGTCCATACCTGTATCAGCAACAGCAGTTTTTGGCAAGCTGTATACGAACTCTGGATCAATGATAGCCACATCTGGAGTTAACTCGTAGTCAGCCAAAGGATATTTAGTGTGCTGTTCAGTTGTTTTATCGGTAATAACTGCGAAAGATGTTACTTCCGAACCTGTACCCGAAGTTGTTGGAATCGCTACAAACTTAGCTTTGTTACCAAGTTTAGGGAATTTGTATACCCGTTTACGGATATCCATGAATTTTTGTTTCAGACCATTAAAGTCTGCGTCTGGATGTTCATAGAATAACCACATTCCTTTTGCAGCATCCATTGGGGAGCCGCCGCCAAGTGCGATAATGCAGTCCGGTTGGAATCTGTTCATCATTGCAGTACCTTTTTCAACTGTAGTTGTCGATGGATCTGGTTCAACTTCAGAGAACACTTCGATAGCTACAGGAGTTTGACGTTGACGCAGGTAATGTTCAACTCTTTCAACATATCCAAGCTTAACCATCATTGGGTCAGTGATAATTGCGACACGTGTGATATCAGGCATTTTGGTCAGGTACTGAGTAGCGCCTTTTTCGAAATATATCTTGTCAGGTACTTTAAACCATTGCATATTCACGGTACGACGATTCACCCTTTTCACGTTGATCAAATTGATTGCTGTAACGTTTTGCGACACGGAGTTACGACCATAAGATCCGCAGCCCAGAGTCAACGAAGGGATATTAGTGTTGTAGATATCGCCGATCGCACCATGTGTGGAAGGCGAGTTAACGAGAATACGTCCTGTTTGCAGACGGTTAGAGAACTTCATGATTACTTCTTCATTGTTGGAGTGGATAGCCGAGCTATGTCCCATACCACCAAATTCAACAATTTGAGCTGCGCGTTCGATACCTTGATCTGCATTCTTAACTTTGTAGCAAGCAAGAACCGGGCTTAATTTTTCAGCGGAAAGTGGATATTTAGTGCCTACACCTTCAAGTTCTGCTACCAGAATCTTTGTGCCGGCAGGGACTTGAATGCCACACATTTCAGCAATCTTCACTGCGGATTGACCTACGATTGCTGGGTTAACCGCACATTTATCTACATTCATTGCTCCACTAGTCAGTTTGGCAGCTTCTTCTTTATTCACAAAGTAGCAGCCATTAGCAATCATCTTTTTCTTCACTTGATCGAAGATTGGTTCTTCGATAATAACAGCTTGCTCGGAAGCACAGATCATACCATTATCAAATGTTTTAGAAAGAATAATGTCCGTTACGGCTTGATCAATATCCGCGCTCTTTTCAATGAAAGCAGGTACGTTACCAGGGCCTACGCCAAGTGCTGGTTTACCACAGCTGTAAGCTGCTTTTACCATTGCAGAACCACCAGTTGCCAAGATAAGAGCAACGTCTGGGTTGTTCATCAATGCGTTTGTCTTGTCCATCGTTGGCATTTCAATCCATTGGATACAGTTCTCAGGAGCGCCAGCTTTCACGGCAGCATCATGAAGAATTTTTGCAGCAGCTGCACTACACTCTTGCGCAGATGGGTGGAAACCGAATATAATAGGGTTCCGTGTCTTAATCGAAATCAACGCTTTAAACATCGTGGTGGATGTAGGGTTGGTTACCGGTGTGATACCCATAACAATTCCGACGGGTTCAGCAATTTTTTGGAAGCTATCATAAGCGTTGTCTTCAATAACGCCTACTGTTTTATCGTATTTAATTCCGTGCCAGATATATTCAGTTGAGAAGATGTTCTTCGTAATTTTGTCTTCGTATACGCCGCGTCCAGTTTCTTCTACGGCTAATTTTGCGAGGTACATATGTTTGTCGAGTCCAGCCAACGCCATTGCATGAACGATTGTGTCAACTTGCTCTTGGTCTAGCGCCATGAACGCCTCATGCGCTTTTTTTGCTTTATCCACTAAATTCTGAATATACTCTTCAGCGGTAACTTGTTTAACTTGGGCGGCGACTTCGTTCTTAACTGCCATCTCCCTCGTCCTCCTGTCAATTTTTAGTTGTTTTTCTCTACACATTTATCTTATCACATGATTTCCACCTTGTATAGTGAAATCTTTCACAAAGTATAAAGTTTTTTTGATTTGTTTTCAAAGCGCTTTCATTCGATCATATTATAGTCTTTTTACCATATTATGCGCTATAGAACCCTTTAAATCTTAGAATTATACTTTAATAAGCAAAATTTCAGCTCCTTTTTATTCCATATATCTATAATCAGTACACAAAAACGTATTCTCTTCATCACAGTCAATTACGATTTCCCTACACTGTAATAATTTCCAATTGATTATCACTATTTCTGAAGATTTATAAATTTATAAATCTTCACAACAAAAAACCGACCCCAAAGGGGCCGGTTTTTGCATTAGACTATTCCGCTTTAATCGTATCAAAGAATTTCTCTTGCACTGTTTTAGCTGCTGCTTCTAGCTGGCTCTTGGAATCCGTTCCTTTTTTGGAAAACAGCTCTTGAATAACATTGGACATGGTTGCGTAATAGTCCTGTGTGTTGTATTGAGCTTCAGGTTTACCATCCAAAAGTCCCATAATGTCAGGGCTATATTGGTATACATTTGTGTACTTGTCATAAACCGCTTTGGTCTTCTTACCAAACTCAGAATCAGCTGAGTAGTAGTCTAAGAGCGGCGGGATAAAGTATTTGCCATCGGTTGTACGTTGTTGAAGAATTGCATCCAGTGCTTCCAAACCTTTGT
This genomic stretch from Paenibacillus sp. FSL H7-0737 harbors:
- the pflB gene encoding formate C-acetyltransferase produces the protein MSVIEKEVNEVKSGWRSFTKGKWSKKVDVNNFIASNIKPYEGNEEFLVGPTSNTTELWKIISQLSKEERERGGVWDVSLDTVSTITSHAPGYIDKDKEQIVGVQTDAPFRRSIQPFGGIKMMVDATKAYGFELPQNIVDMFTNIRKTHNQGVFDAYTPDMRAVRKSGVITGLPDAYGRGRIIGDYRRIALYGIDFLIKDKKQQLAELEVDSMTEEVIRLREELSEQIRALGELKEMAAAHGMDISKPAMNFKEATQWVYFGYLAAVKEQNGAAMSLGRVSSFLDIYAERDIEEGTLTEEQVQEIVDHFVMKLRIVKFLRTPDYNDLFSGDPTWVTESIGGMAEDGTTRVTKNSFRFLNTLYNLGPAPEPNLTVLWSERLPEGFKKYCAKVSIETSAIQYENDDLMRPYWGEDYAIACCVSPMRIGKQMQFFGARANLAKALLYAINGGKDEKSGAQVGPEFPAITSEYLDYDEVMKRFKPMMEWLAKTYVNTLNIIHYMHDKYSYERIEMALHDRDILRTMACGIAGLSVAADSLSAIKYAKVKPIRNEQGIAIDFETEGEFPCYGNNDDAVDNIAVELVETFMSMIRKHKTYRDAVPTQSVLTITSNVVYGKKTGTTPDGRKKGEPFAPGANPMHGRDKKGALASLNSVAKLPYSDAQDGISNTFSIVPKALGKDDESCKSNLVHMMDGYFHNNAQHLNVNVFNREQLMDAMDHPENYPQLTIRVSGYAVNFIKLTREQQMDVINRTFHGSM
- the adhE gene encoding bifunctional acetaldehyde-CoA/alcohol dehydrogenase, whose protein sequence is MAVKNEVAAQVKQVTAEEYIQNLVDKAKKAHEAFMALDQEQVDTIVHAMALAGLDKHMYLAKLAVEETGRGVYEDKITKNIFSTEYIWHGIKYDKTVGVIEDNAYDSFQKIAEPVGIVMGITPVTNPTSTTMFKALISIKTRNPIIFGFHPSAQECSAAAAKILHDAAVKAGAPENCIQWIEMPTMDKTNALMNNPDVALILATGGSAMVKAAYSCGKPALGVGPGNVPAFIEKSADIDQAVTDIILSKTFDNGMICASEQAVIIEEPIFDQVKKKMIANGCYFVNKEEAAKLTSGAMNVDKCAVNPAIVGQSAVKIAEMCGIQVPAGTKILVAELEGVGTKYPLSAEKLSPVLACYKVKNADQGIERAAQIVEFGGMGHSSAIHSNNEEVIMKFSNRLQTGRILVNSPSTHGAIGDIYNTNIPSLTLGCGSYGRNSVSQNVTAINLINVKRVNRRTVNMQWFKVPDKIYFEKGATQYLTKMPDITRVAIITDPMMVKLGYVERVEHYLRQRQTPVAIEVFSEVEPDPSTTTVEKGTAMMNRFQPDCIIALGGGSPMDAAKGMWLFYEHPDADFNGLKQKFMDIRKRVYKFPKLGNKAKFVAIPTTSGTGSEVTSFAVITDKTTEQHTKYPLADYELTPDVAIIDPEFVYSLPKTAVADTGMDVLTHAIEAYVSVMASDYTDGLAIKAIQLVFQYLEKSALEGDRVAREKMHNASTLAGMAFANAFLGINHSLAHKWGGQYHTAHGRTNAILMPHVIRYNAKKPTKFASFPKYSHFVADERYAEIARILGLPARTTEEGVTSLINAIRDMNKKLGIEESFQQLGFDPKDFESRVDYLADRAFEDQCTTANPKLPLVSELADVYRNAFYGRFDN